One Chanodichthys erythropterus isolate Z2021 chromosome 10, ASM2448905v1, whole genome shotgun sequence DNA segment encodes these proteins:
- the pcolcea gene encoding procollagen C-endopeptidase enhancer a, whose product MWISVLKNMERLAAVWNLGILLCLSFGGALCQTTNYTRPVFNCGGDLVGDSGFVASEGFPSFYKPNSKCTWYITVPEGNVVMLSFRIFDLEADPLCRYDYVDVYNGHSNMVQKLGRFCGTFRPGALISTSNTMMVEMVSDSGTGGRGFLGYYNGGKPHVDEHQFCGGKLTKSQGTIKTPNWPEKNYPPGISCSWLITVEPEMVIEVKFDKFDLESDTYCRFDYVAFFNGGEKDDSRRIGKYCGDTAPQNIVTNSNVLLVQFVSDLSVTSDGFMASYNSIPRGHRTPTAGGDVASGPRVSSTPTKPRLTPVKPVKTVVLTTEATTTTTTTKAPELPKPRPNPVRPIKPVRPPVRKPEPEPEPDRSRPSTDTNTLCAKACKRDGSIKTSFCASEFVITGTLTTLSRGPRGSMQATVSLIKAYKTGRLTITQAGETMSVKLVMPCMKCPLLRRGQNFILMGQVDEEGRGVLNPGSFTALYKTPHQKMLASINNKPC is encoded by the exons ATGTGGATCTCAGTGCTGAAGAATATGGAGCGTTTGGCTGCTGTGTGGAATTTGGGGATTCTTCTATGTCTGAGTTTTGGAGGGGCCTTGTGTCAGACCACCAACTACACCAG GCCTGTGTTTAACTGTGGCGGTGATCTGGTTGGAGACTCAGGCTTTGTGGCCAGTGAAGGATTCCCATCATTCTATAAACCCAACAGCAAATGTACCTGGTACATCACA GTTCCAGAAGGCAATGTGGTCATGCTCTCCTTCAGGATTTTTGACCTGGAGGCTGACCCTCTTTGCCGCTATGACTATGTGGATGTGTATAATGGACACTCTAACATGGTGCAGAAGCTTGGGCGTTTCTGCGGAACATTCCGGCCCGGGGCTCTCATCTCCACGTCTAACACCATGATGGTAGAGATGGTATCAGATTCTGGAACAGGAGGGAGAGGGTTCCTGGGCTACTATAACGGAGGAAAGCCACATGTGGATG AGCACCAGTTTTGTGGTGGGAAGCTCACGAAGTCTCAGGGCACAATCAAAACTCCAAACTGGCCAGAGAAAAATTATCCACCGGGCATCAGCTGTTCCTGGCTTATAACAGTGGAGCCAGAAATG GTGATTGAGGTGAAGTTCGATAAGTTTGATTTGGAGTCTGACACGTACTGCCGCTTCGACTATGTGGCGTTCTTTAACGGAGGAGAGAAAGACGATTCAAGGCGCATCGGAAAATACTGTGGAGACACTGCACCTCA AAACATTGTCACCAATAGCAATGTGTTATTGGTCCAGTTTGTATCTGACCTTAGCGTGACTTCTGACGGATTTATGGCGTCATACAACAGCATCCCACGTGGCCACCGTACTCCGACTGCAGGTGGCGATGTTGCATCAGGACCTAGAGTGTCCTCCACACCCACTAAACCCCGTCTCACTCCAGTCAAACCGGTGAAAACTGTTGTCTTGACAACAGAAGCAACAACTACAACCACTACTACAAAGGCTCCTGAGCTGCCAAAACCACGACCCAACCCCGTTAGACCCATTAAACCTGTGAGGCCTCCAGTCCGTAAGCCAGAGCCAGAGCCAGAGCCAGATAGATCCAGACCAT ccacagacacaaacacactgtgTGCAAAGGCATGTAAAAGAGATGGATCCATCAAGACCAGCTTCTGTGCTAGTGAATTTG TGATCACAGGGACGCTGACAACATTGTCTCGTGGACCTAGAGGAAGTATGCAAGCCACAGTGTCCTTAATTAAGGCCTATAAGACTGGTAGACTTACAATCACCCAAGCTGGAGAAACTATGTCTGTCAAACTTGTGATGCCCTGCATGAAATGTCCCTTGCTGCGCAGAG GTCAAAACTTCATCCTGATGGGTCAGGTGGATGAGGAAGGCCGTGGTGTTCTCAATCCTGGTAGTTTCACTGCCCTGTACAAAACTCCACACCAGAAGATGCTGGCCAGCATCAACAACAAGCCATGCTGA